A portion of the Gadus macrocephalus chromosome 10, ASM3116895v1 genome contains these proteins:
- the map1lc3cl gene encoding microtubule-associated proteins 1A/1B light chain 3C: MAPFEKSMEMTPFKQRKCLETRKDEVCSIRSKFPNKLPVIVERYVREKTLPLLNKTKFLVPLELTLGQFLCLLRYKIDLEASQALFLLVAERCMSCMSASMGEVYSQHSDLDGFLYLTYASQEMFGAPEAGSPPNRES; encoded by the exons ATGGCTCCCTTCGAGAAGTCCATGGAGATGACTCCCTTCAAGCAGAGGAAGTGCCTCG AAACAAGAAAAGATGAAGTGTGCAGCATTCGATCCAAATTCCCTAACAAGTTACCa GTCATTGTAGAACGATACGTCCGAGAGAAGACCCTTCCCCTACTGAACAAGACTAAGTTCCTGGTCCCCTTGGAGCTCACCCTGGGCCAGTTCCTCTGCTTACTCAG gtatAAGATAGACCTGGAGGCGAGCCAGGCACTGTTCCTGCTGGTGGCTGAGCGGTGCATGTCCTGTATGTCCGCCAGCATGGGTGAGGTGTACTCGCAGCACAGCGACCTGGACGGCTTCCTCTACCTCACCTACGCCTCGCAGGAGATGTTCGGAGCTCCGGAGGCAGGCTCACCGCCCAACCGAGagagctga